The window AAGTCTTGAACAAGGTACAGCCAGAGGGAGCTTCCCCAAGCAGTTACTTATCTGTGAAGGGTCACATGGCTTGTGTGTCTGAGAAGTaggatccactgtgccacaatgcTTCTCAGTCTTAATCCTTGGGTGGAGTTGTTGAAGACTTCGGACTCTAACCTAACCCTGGCCAACTCTAAACTTCAGACTACCTCACAACGTCACTGAACTCCTCGATCACCTGTCATCGTCTTCCCCAGCCTGGGATGGCTCGGCACTTGACAGTAAGTGACTCTGTTTGTTCTGATCTGGAGattctcttcctttgagatttCTCTGGGGGTGCAGTTAGGTGGGACAAGATTTAGAAGCAAGAAGATTGGAGTTCAAAatgtacctcagacacttattcactgggtaaccctgggcaagtaacttaagttTAACCTCAAGTTTCTcttttgtgaaatggggataataattgcgcCTATCTCCCagtattgtgagaatcaaatgaggtaacatatataaaacactttgtaatccttaaagtaCTAGATAAGTGCTACCAACCATAAAGAATCATAATAGAaggtagtaatagtaataataatttcagGTTTCTAGAACAAGAGTTACACTAAAAGGCCTCCTCAGATGTCTTGGGGCCCCCGGTCTCATAAGGTTCCAGTGTCTTCCTAGGGTTGAAGAGTAGAGTTGAATACAGTAAATGCAATTCAGGAGTCCTTATGGAACAGAAGGACATGAAGAAACTATTAGTCGCTGGGGTTTGTTAGGGTTGAGCTTTTTGCTGTTAAGAGAAGGTTGGGGTCAATAAGATATCTAGAGGAGACATCGTAGAGTAGTGAAAAGAATGTTGGATTCAGGTGCAGAGGATCTGGCTGTGAATACTGACAGAcaagatatgtgaccttgggcaagtctctttccctcctatttgcTCTTTGGTTTAGTGATGGGGGTTGGACTTAATACTATCTTCCAGCTTTGaagattttgttttaattttctgaaCACATGGAAGAGTTTTAAATGAGATGCTTACTGCAATCAACTTGGGAGAGCTACGTACCTTTAACATTTGCTTGGGAAAAAACGAGAAGTTACTTAAGAAGCTCGTCATGTATTTCAAGGTGATGATGGGAGACAATGCAAAAAGGACTTTGACCTTCCAAGCCAAAGACTGGTCAGTAGAAAATGCCATAAAAGCTGAAAGAGAACAAGAGGCAGATGACAGCAGGAACCTTCTGCTACCAAATCCAAAGGACCTCAGGTGGGCTGAGAGGGAGAGCCTAGGGAGAGGCCGGCAAAGGCCTCTGAGCTCAGTCATTCTAGTTCTCTGGGGATTTCTGGGGTCCAGGACTGGCCATACCCATGTATCTGTGACAAACTCTGGTGTCTGAGAGGAACAGTGTGTGAGGGGCTCTGCTGCCCTACCCAGATCCCCAGCATCCACGACTTGTTCCTCTAAGAGGAACACAAGCCAGCGAACATGACAAGTTCTGAAGATTCAGCAGAACTGGATTGTGCATAAATAACAAGCGGTGGTGGAAGTGTAGACCAAAAGCCAGggaggatcttagagatcatctgatcaAACCTCTGTGCTTGACTAGTGGGTAAATCGTCTCTTCTCTAGGAAGCAGAAGCTCAGAGCttgttgtccaaggtcacatggggagCAAGTGGCAAGCCCAGGGCTCCCTCCAAAGCCTCTGTTTTCACCACTGTGGCCCCCACCTCCTTGGAGAGATATTGGGAAATGGGCTGGCCATGTGTCTGTAACAAAAGTTTTAAGACAAAATGGTCTTGAAAGGCAAAAGAGTTTCCCTTATCTGAGGGTTCCTTCTCCAGCAGCCTCAAAGATCCAGAACACAgctcagaactttaaaaaaaggctGGTGGGAAAAATAGTGTTCCTCGATGACATTCCAATGGTGCATCAGTGTTTGCAGAGAGGTGAAAATGGAGTCAGTTTTAGAGGCAAGGAAATCTGGGTTCAGCTCCTGTCTCCAACCGTGACAATGGACAAGGCACTTACTTCAGTGTCTGTTGGCAATTGGCTAAGActattaggagcagctaggtgatacaatggatagagtgctgggcctggagggaagaagacctgagttcaaattcagtctcagacacttgctagctgcgtgaccctgggaagccaattaacctctgtttgcattaGTTTTCTCAGCTACACAATGggtataatgatagcacctacctcctcagatggtgaggaccaaatgagaaacCATCTCTACTAAGGCCTTAGCATAgtgctggcacacagtaggtgtttaataaataccagCAATGGTTATTTGGTGCACAGCTGGGGCTGATCTGCACTGATAGGGGAAGTCTCATAAGGCATCCCTTACATAAACAAAATCATATTCTGACAAAAGATGAAAGGTTGGCCACGTGACACCCATGTTTTATCGCAGGAAATATGTTGGCCTTTGGGATCCCTTTGGGTCCCTGTTGACAtataaggaatctgaggctgaGAGGAGCCTGTGGGCCTCATCTAGGCTCCCCGAGCTGAGAGGTAGCTCGGGCACAAATAAAGCCCAGACCATCCTCACTCTAAGTCCAGCATGCCAGCCACGATGTTCCCTGCTTCTCTGTAGATGTGACAACAAACATCCTCGAAGCCCAATCTCTCTAATTCGTGGGAAAATTCTTAATTTGAGAAGGCAAATTTATgccatttttctttgcttctaaaCAGTTTGGGTAAGTTGGGATCTGGGCTCCCCACTCATGATGGATTAGAAGCAAAAAGGTGAGGAGCTTCCAGAAGCAGGAATACTAAGAACCACAGCCTAACAGCaacagagaagacagaaaaatcCTCCGAAGTCTGGGGCTGTTGAGCGTAGACCCAAAGGCCAAGACCCCTCAAAGCCCCAGAGGTCTCCAGTGTCCACTAGTTCCATGTAGTATttttatatcaatcaatcaatcaatcaacatttattgtatctactatgttccagactcTATGTTCAGCCTAGTATaatctctttaaaaaatcaagtgGAGGTTTAGAAACTTAACCATCAAAATAGTTACAATCTCCAAAGTTTTAGACGTGTAAAGATGTGgcttcatttgcctgggaaataAGCTGTTATATGTAGCAATTCAGGGCATCTTTCTGGCTGAAGCAAAGCACTTTAATTCTGTGCATTCCCGGGGGAGAGGCAGGCCATGGAATCGCAAGCAGGTCTCAGAGCCGTGTTCTCCCCCTACATGACCTGGGTTTGGCCAATGCATGGCTTTCCAGCTGAGCTGAGAAGCCAAAGGAGGAAGTGGGGATGGGAGAGAGTTGACAGGCAAATGCAAAGGAGGCATAAGATGACTCTGGGAGAGAAGAACAAATGTAGGAGATTGATGAAGGTGTATTTAATGGGACCCAGTGACCAAGGTGTGACCAGCCTGTTCTACAAACAGATCTTCAGAGTCCACAGGATCATGGGCTTtggactggaagggaccttagaggctattgATATCCACtccctgattttacaaataaggaaacttaggcccaGGGAACTGAAATGACTTCCtcacagtcacagagctagtgagggTCTCAGGTAGGATCCaaactcacatcttcttgacccccaagtccagtgctctggcCACTAAAGGGGCACTTTCCATCAACATGCACAGACACACCATTCTTTCCTATGGGAATGCTTTTCCTTATAGCATCTTCAAGTTGGTGAGTCCTAGTCTACCCACAGGCCTTTGAGAGGATGTCAGTCTCCAGAAGCCCAGTAAATACAGGTCTGGGCTTCTGATGCCACAAGGGTGACAAAGGAGGAATACTTGTACGTATCTAATGTTAAATGGCTCTGTGTATCTATGGCTGCACAGAATACAAGTAACAATAAACAGATTCAGCCTTGATCAGAGGGGGAGCACAGTTGTCATTACCAATGACTGGGgcttgggttgttttgttttgtttttgcttaggCTTTACATTGTGACTTgtatatagtaaacatttaaccAGGGGCTGCTGATACAGGCATGCCTTGGAGGCCCAATTCTAGACCCCCACAATATAGCAAATATCACAGTTGTGAGTCACATGAagtttttggtttcccagtgcatataagtTATGTTCATACTATACTGTTTATTACACGTTCAACAGTTTATGTTTAAAAAAGTCCGCagcttaattaaaaatactttattaactaAAAAAATGCTAACTGTCCCTTGAGCCTGTAATctgttttctgttgttttgttttgtttttaatctgttttttgcTAGTGGGAGAAGGGTCTGGCCTTGGTGTCAATGGCTACTGACTAATCCGGGTGGGTAGTTACTGAAGGTTGGGCTAGCTGTGGCAAtgtcttaaaataagacaacaatgaagtttgccacaccaattgtctttccttttccgCTTAGAGGAGGACATTGCATAGTGATTATTTGggctaatttcaatattgttgtgtctcagggaataggaagacccaaggggagggaaagagatgggagtgACCAGTTGGTAgaacagtcagaacacacacaacatttattgattaagttcATAGTCATGCACAGCTGCAGTGTGTGTAGCCCCAAAACAATCACCATATCACAATATCAAAGATCACCatgagatataataataatgaaaaagtttaaaatattgtGAGAACTACCAAATGTGACACGGAGAGCTTGTAAAATTGGAAAAATGGCACCGATAGAGTTGCTCAACTCAGGATTGCCACAACTTTCAATTTGTGAAAAATGTCATCTGTGAAGCTTAATAAAGTATGCTTGTCTTGAATGAATGTAATATCATTTGTCAACTGATATGAAGGGATGCCAGGAAGAAATCACTCCTACAAATTTGTAAGAATCATATGCTGTAACAGGTCCTATTATTATTGGCAAGTAGTTGGAACAGTTCCTAgagttaggaagccctgagttcaaatgcttcctcagacacaagctgtgtgacccttgtcaagtcacttactctgtgtccacctcactttcctcatctataaaatgtggaaaataataacacctatctcctagggtagttgtgaggataaaactagatagtatttgtaaagtgctttgcaagccctaaaacactatataaatgctagctattattattaaaatttcatttttttgaagTTTATAAGCATCTCCTTTTTTAAAACTAATGTCCTTGATAACATGTTGAACTAATTAGCAAGAATCAGTGTAATTACTTTAATCACCAGCTTTCTTCCTAACCTCTGTCTGAGAGCCATGGGAACTTGTCTAGTTATGGCCCATGTTCAATTTCCATATCAAAGGAACTAACATTATGGAACCCAGAATCAGGCTCAAGCCAGAACTTTGATCAGGACATGTGATAGGTCAATCATCTCATATGCCAGTTAGACTTCACGTACCGATAGTAGAACCCTGGGAGTAGCCCACATAATATAGTTGCTCATGGCCAGTCATCTCCAAAATAAAGTTGATTGTAGCGGGAAGGTCGTATTTAGCCATTTCATCAAAACTACAAGAATGAGACAAAATGAATATGAATGGACCCACATCACTGCTGCAACATTACCAAATGTGAAGGTGCTGCAGAACTGGTGGAAGGTGGGTGGGGGCTCATCTACCTCCTTTCAAATTCCACTCAGTCTCAGAATATTGGCATTGCAAAGAATCTCAGGAGCAATCCAACATGGCCCAGAGAGTTCATGTATGGTTTCATATGTGTGGCTAtttgagcttcctcttctccagcCTCTGAATGAGACCTCTAGAGATGGGGAGCCCATCAATCTCATGGCAGCCCATTGCTCATTTTGGGCAGCCTTATTTCTGTTGTGTAATGAGACATTACCCAACTTTCCTAAATATGCCCactaattgcctcaaaaagatTCTTCCCCTTTCaacagaggggaaaggagaggataagtcaagagggaggaagaatgagTTTTCTTCTCCCTGTTCCCCGACTATCCATAGTAAACATGTTGCTAAACAGAAAATGGGGTGATTGCCTAAAGGGGGTTCACCTCTTTAGAAAGCAAAGTATCtgcattttcattgttttcttaccTGAAAGCCCAGAATTCTGGCAAATCTGgggaaaagtaaatatttttcctGGACCAGGCATTTCCCCGGCTGTTTCCCATCCATACGTCATAGCCCGCATCAGCCAGCATGAAGGCCAAGCTGTTATTGGGCAGGTTTAAAACCCAGTCACTGGCAGCAGTGAGCAGACCGTGCTGAAGATACACGACAGGCAGTGGACCTGCAAAGCCAAGGATGATGGAGAGCTTATGAAAACCCCTTTCCATGTACTTTCAGAAGAAGCTCTCACAGCAGAGCCTCTACATCTTACCTTTCCCTGAACTGTTTTTCCCATAAGGAATTCTATTGAGTAACAGGACATGGCCATCTTCAGTCACAACTTCATGCTCTTCACCTGGGTAGCCCCAGTAAGCAATGATTTGACTCTGGTTGGAGAAAAGGCACACCTCTTACTTTGGGAAACTGAAATggttaattttcttgttttgaacACTGTTTAATTTACAGACTCTCAGACTTCTAACCATTTGAATCAGAGGAATGTCCAGTACTGCCCCAGATTGTTTTGTTCTGAAAGACAACTTACAATATTCATATGGGCCTCTGGGTTATCAGGTTTTTCTTCCCCAAAGGAGTTATTTGTTGTTCCAAGCAAATACAGCACACTCAAGGTTGCTAAAAGCCACCACATTGTGGATCTACCTGTAATGGGAGAGTCATTAGTGCTTTGTAAATGGGGCAAACATTGGCCCAAGCCATGGGGCTGGGTTAATCCCATGGGGACATGGATTACAATTCTCCTTCATGGTCACGTAGGGGCACTTGGAGGCTGGCCCTCACAGCATTGGGGCAGCTTGCTGGCTTGTCATTTAtcctttgtttcaaagagaaccaatgacatcatggggtgatgtcttgatggatgtgagttggatttaaatgaagcagagttATAccgtcatcagcctcactctcttccagagatGTCCATCTAGCAGCAGGACAAAAGACAAGATGCTgtggatgactttggtgtctccgatgtctgaccaagctcaaGGCTCTGCTTTCATGGCCATtgcaacaaattgttctcatcttcccattccactgtgggaagtcttcacatgcttgggacaGATAGGCCCCTAACGCACTGATGGGTTTGCAGCCTGCCAGCTACCCTCCTGGTGTATCCCATCTCAGGTTCTTTGGGCTGCAACCAATGCCCATGCTCCATCTTCTTGAAagcacaggtgagagttagatGAAAGGTCTGAAAAGGACTCCAcaagctctcacaccagaggGGCTAGTCCTCCCTGACATACACAGCAGTGGGCAGGGGGCTCTTGATACTTCCAGGTACCAGGTTTGCAAACTCAAAGTCCCCTTGATTTTGGCCTCTCCCTCGTCCCTAATGTTCCATAAGTTGTCAAGTATTGCTGATTCTCTCCCCACAGCATCTCTCCTACCCTTTTCCTTATCTTCCCTCACACAGCCACTGGCCCAGGTCATGTCCTCATCAGCTGTCACCTGAATTCTactaagtaactttcccaggatctccctgcctccagttccTCCCCTCTCTGATCCATCCCCTGCACTGCTTCCAAATAGATCTTAATGTATGGGGCTGATGAGGTCACTTGCCTGCTGAAGCGACCCTCTTCCCTCTGTGACAAACATCAAGGTTGTCCTGGCCCTGAATATCCTTTTGGGTCTGGCTTCAAGGCCCCTTCCCTCACTCCATGTGTCAATCTGACTGTCATGTCATTCCCTGCCTCCATAATCCATTGCCTATCATTgcgttgttttttttctttgggcaggacaatgaggattaagtgacttgcccagagtcacacagctagtaaatgtcaagtgtctgagactggatttgaactcaggtcctcctgaatccagggcttttgcttttatccactgtaccacctagctgccccctgtgttttTTCACAAGTTGTCTGAGCTCCCTCTTCAACACATCATTAagtcctactgtgtgccagagaCTGTGCTACCTCCAACCTCCTTCTCACTGACTCCGAGCAATCCTCTCCCCAAATGTTACTTTCTAGCCAGCTTGTGCTCCATCTTCTCAGGGTTTGGGCTTTCCCTCCCATAGAGTCCAAggttcttaagggcagggactgtgttggTCTTTGTATGCCCCATAATCAACACAATATCTGCCATTAGTAGTTACTTTCAATATGGATTGATTGAATCAATATGAAAGTATTGTACCCATTGGCTACTGggcaaactgagacctaaaaTAAGGTCTGATTCCAAATCTTTGGTATAGAGTGGAAAATAATCTGGTAATACAGTTTAAGGTCTTATACTGCTaaacttccttcctttatattttcttttatttcattcttcagctATTCTTCACCTTTCAGTCTTCCAaatgcattttgttattttttcttatgcAGAAGTTTTCCCATCACCAAAATCATCTAAGGTTGCTGTATGACCAGCTGCTCCAGAATGAACCCTGAGGTTATAACATAAGTGAGCACTGGGCTACTCTAAGTCAATGGGATAACTGTCTGGTGATTCTTCAGCTGCCTCTCCTATCTCTTGCcacttgctttgttttgtttttgttttgatttgttttttttgttgctgttgtagggcactgagggttaagtgacttactcagggtcacacagctagtaagtgtcaagtgtctgaggccagatttgaacttggtcctTGGTCCTTGTTCAAAAGCATGGAGGTGGAAGGTAAATGTTGACTAGTTGGGCAGTTGGAATGAAATAAAGCATTACCAGCAACCTTCTGCTGAAGAGAAGCCTTCTATTATATTTGATCATCAGTCTGTGACTTACCTTCCAGTTGTCTTTCCATTGTTCACTTGGATCAAATAAACATCTGAAGAAATGAG is drawn from Dromiciops gliroides isolate mDroGli1 chromosome 2, mDroGli1.pri, whole genome shotgun sequence and contains these coding sequences:
- the LOC122742664 gene encoding gastric triacylglycerol lipase-like; amino-acid sequence: MWWLLATLSVLYLLGTTNNSFGEEKPDNPEAHMNISQIIAYWGYPGEEHEVVTEDGHVLLLNRIPYGKNSSGKGPLPVVYLQHGLLTAASDWVLNLPNNSLAFMLADAGYDVWMGNSRGNAWSRKNIYFSPDLPEFWAFSFDEMAKYDLPATINFILEMTGHEQLYYVGYSQGSTIAFMAFSTDQSLAWKVKVLFALSPIITLKYMTSFLSNFSFFPKQMLKSRLDVYFSHISGTSTQTMFHWQQTTPPFYRVEDMKVPAALWSGGSDFMTPSNDTENLLRRLPNVIYHKKIPSYTHMDFIWGMDASEQIYNELIQMMKQNVSNFPML